The nucleotide sequence GCTTTACCGATTCCTAAGCGCATGCGCTGGGGCAGTGGCAATGCAGAATTTGTCCGTCCCGTTAAATGGTTGGTTTTATTATTTGGCGAACAGATTATTCCCGCCACTATTTTAGGCGTGACAGCATCGAACCAAACATTTGGGCATCGTTTTTATAACGCTGATGCCATCACGCTAAAACATGCTGATGATTATGAAAAAATCTTAGCGGATGCGAAAGTGATCGCCAACTTTGCAAAACGCCGCGATGCCATTCAACAACAAGTACAAACTGCAGCAACAACAGTGGGCGGCAATATTCGTTGGCAACAAGATAGTGATTTATTAAACGAGGTCACCGCCTTAGTTGAATGGCCTTCTGCCGTTAGCTGCCAATTCGAAACGCATTTCCTTGCCGTACCTGCCGAAGCGTTGGTTTCCACAATGAAAACCAATCAGCGTTATTTCGCCGTTTATGATGCACAAGACAAACTCACCGCGCATTTTATTACCGTTGCCAATATTGAAAGCGCCGATGTTGCACAAGTACGCGCGGGCAATGAACGTGTCGTACGTCCGCGTTTTGCGGATGCGAAGTTTTTCTTTGAAAATGATAAACGCAGCACCTTAGCCGCAAGACAAAACAAATTAAATGACATCGTATTTCAAACCAAATTAGGCTCTATCGGTGACAAAGTTAATCGCATGGTTAGCATTGCTTTAGTCATCAGCAAAACCATTAACGCTGATGAATCATCGATCACCACCGCGGGTGGTCTTGCGAAATGTGATTTGTTAACGGATATGGTGCAAGAATTTCCAGAATTACAAGGCATCATCGGTAGTTATTATGCGCGTTATGACGGTGAAGCCGATGAAGTCTGCGCTGCGATTCGTGAACATTATTTACCCCGCTTTGCCGGTGACGTTTTACCCGAAACCAAAACCGGTCAGGCGCTGGCCTTAGCTGATCGCATTGATACCTTATTAGGTGTTTTTAGTATTGGCCAACAACCGACCGGCTCCAAAGATCCGTTTGGTTTGCGCCGCGCTGCCATTGGCGTGATTCGTATTATTCTCGATAAAAAACTCGATATTGATTTATTAGAGCTGTTAAAAAAATCAGCAGCTGATGACTTTAAAGCTGAGCTTAATGCGCGCGCCGCAGCGGAGCCGGTATTTGATTACATCATCGGTCGTCTACGCGCTGAATATGAAAACGACGGCTTTACACCACAACAATTCGAAGCGGTGTTGGCCTGCAAACCTACGCGCTTATTAGATTTTGATAAACGCATGCGCGCCTTAGCTGCGTTTCAAAAATTAGATGCGAGCACATCATTGGCAGCCGCCAACAAACGCATTAGCAATATCTTGAAAAAGACTGCAGCGCCTGCTAACACAAATATTAATGTTGCATTGCTAAACGAAACCGCAGAGAAAAATTTGTATCAGGCACTTATTACACTACTGCCAACGGTAGAGCCACTGATCCATAACAGTCAATACGAACAAGCTTTAGTACAACTCGCGGCATTACGAGAACCCGTTGATGCGTTTTTTGAAAACGTCATGGTGATGGCTGATGATACCGCCGTGCGTAATAATCGCTTGAATCTATTACTACAGTTAAAAAATACCTTCGGCAGCATTGCCGATATCAGTCATTTATAAATTACGTCTGGATAAACACCGTGTTTAAAAAACTAGAACTCTACATTCGCGCTATTATTTATTTTTTATTTTCTGCGACCGTTACCGTCACGCATGGCATTGGCATGATTTCCTTAGGCTGGATATCTTTCGCTTCATGCTCCGCCATTGGTCGTCACTGGTGTCGTTGCAATATTTGGGCATTAAAATATATCTGCAAGCTGGATTATCGAGTAGAAGGTGCTGAGCATATTCCGACCACACCCACTATTGTGCTTTCCAAACATCAGTCGGCTTATGAAACGTATTTGTTCATGAAATTATTTCCACCCATTTCATGGGTGTTAAAACGTGAATTGTTTTTAATTCCTGTGTTTGGTTGGAGCTTGGCATTAACCAAACCGATTGCTATTGATCGTAAAGCCGGCGCACGCGCAATTGATCAAGTCGTTAAACAAGGCATTCAAAGTTTAAAAGAAGGGCGATGGGTCGTTATTTTTCCTGAAGGCACACGCACACGTCCTGGCAGCCCAGTAAATTA is from Gammaproteobacteria bacterium and encodes:
- a CDS encoding glycine--tRNA ligase subunit beta; amino-acid sequence: MSATKLSSLLIEIGTEELPPLALPALSSAFAEGIQRGFKDLGFSEFSIETFATPRRLAVLLKNVPLQQPDQKIERRGPPAQAAFDKDGKPTKAAEAFAQSCGVSIEKIQRLKTDKGEYLYYEATQAGAATTECVAAIVQTSLDALPIPKRMRWGSGNAEFVRPVKWLVLLFGEQIIPATILGVTASNQTFGHRFYNADAITLKHADDYEKILADAKVIANFAKRRDAIQQQVQTAATTVGGNIRWQQDSDLLNEVTALVEWPSAVSCQFETHFLAVPAEALVSTMKTNQRYFAVYDAQDKLTAHFITVANIESADVAQVRAGNERVVRPRFADAKFFFENDKRSTLAARQNKLNDIVFQTKLGSIGDKVNRMVSIALVISKTINADESSITTAGGLAKCDLLTDMVQEFPELQGIIGSYYARYDGEADEVCAAIREHYLPRFAGDVLPETKTGQALALADRIDTLLGVFSIGQQPTGSKDPFGLRRAAIGVIRIILDKKLDIDLLELLKKSAADDFKAELNARAAAEPVFDYIIGRLRAEYENDGFTPQQFEAVLACKPTRLLDFDKRMRALAAFQKLDASTSLAAANKRISNILKKTAAPANTNINVALLNETAEKNLYQALITLLPTVEPLIHNSQYEQALVQLAALREPVDAFFENVMVMADDTAVRNNRLNLLLQLKNTFGSIADISHL
- a CDS encoding 1-acyl-sn-glycerol-3-phosphate acyltransferase produces the protein MISLGWISFASCSAIGRHWCRCNIWALKYICKLDYRVEGAEHIPTTPTIVLSKHQSAYETYLFMKLFPPISWVLKRELFLIPVFGWSLALTKPIAIDRKAGARAIDQVVKQGIQSLKEGRWVVIFPEGTRTRPGSPVNYRAGGSVLAVKSGQPILPVALNTGAFWPKGQFIKYPGTITVCFGPLIETTNKTSEEVLAETKAWIENKMEEINQRATV